From Apus apus isolate bApuApu2 chromosome 22, bApuApu2.pri.cur, whole genome shotgun sequence:
TTCTCTGGGTGGCATTTTGTGTCCAGGCATGTGGATTCTTTAGTGACTGTCTCTTAAGTGTCAGGATGTTTCATCTAGAAATCCATTTTCCATAAGCAGTGTGGGGACTTCCCCTGACAGATAAATATCTTGCTGCttgtctgcagctctgctggtaaCTTTCACCACAGCTAATTCCTCCCCCACtcgtgtgggttttttgttctctttttttggctGGGAAGTCATTCCAGTATTAAAACTCTTACCTTGCAAAACATCCTCTTAAAAACCTAAAGAGTTCATGTCTAGTCTGACAGATTTGGAAATTTTTTGGTGCCCACTATTTTGTAACCTAAAGGCACATTCTGGAGTctcttgtgtgtgtttgtgacAGTAGCTGGTCCCACAGCCACAGCTTGGTGTTCCAGCAAGGCTGttcctcttgctttctttgcaaGTCAGCTCAGCTGCCCATGGTTTCTTGGAGGCACATCCCACAGCTTCTATTAAGGGCTTGTAGGggtgggacaagggggaatgggtgaaaactggaagagggagattgaggtgagacatgaggagggaattctttgttgtgagggtggggagaccctggcccaggctgcccagggaagctgtggctgccccatccctggcagtgttgaagggcaggttggatggggcttggagcagcctggaatggtgggaggtgtccctgcccatgcaggttggatctagatgagctttcaggtcccttccaaccattccatgattctgttgTTTGAAGGGCCTGTGCTCAGCACCTTGTTTCCTCAGTACCCTTAAGAAAACTCTTGACTGTTTATTGTTTTGATACCATTTGTagaatgttttgtttccttctagtttgtttcatgttttggttttgttgtcattgatttttttgtaatagatgctgcttctttttgcGTGGGAACTGGGCATTCTTTAGGGAGGGCTGATGATGTGACCACATCTTACTAGAATGCTCCCATCACCTGGATGGACAGGAATGCTCCTTGCTGATTTCACCTTGTTTTTCTTACTCCTTAGGGGTCTGGGCCAGGTGATAACTGACTACGTCCATGGAGACACAGCCATCAAGGTGGCCAACTCAGGTCTCTACGTGCTGTCAGCTGTCACCTTTGCTGGCCTCTGCTACTTTAATTACTCTGATGTTGGCATCTGCAAGGCTGTGGCCATGCTGTGGAGCCTCTGAGATGCCTCCCAGGCCCTGACCAGCACGATTgttctctgctgcctctgctccatcGTGTTTTCACCAACATGTTTCATGCAAAACGAATCAGTAACCAATGGTCCGTGctgcctgtctcctgcagcAAGGTCAGAGCTAgtcttttggaaagaaataccAGTAAAAAtgttaggaaaagaaaaagcagatttaaaaatgGGGTGGTGTCCAGGTGAGAGTTGAGTTGATTTAAGCTGCCACTGTAACTTGGGAGGAATTAATGACATTGACAGCAGACTCCAATAGCTGAAGGTAACTTTCCTGGTAAAGGCAGCTttaatgaatgtttttttctaaaataactgttgtttggtttcttcttttgtaaAACCAACTTGACTCGCAGGAAATTGACCAGTTATTTCTGGCATCACAGCAGCTCTATGTAAGGCACACCTTGTCACTCTTTGGACCCTGAGACTTGATGTAGAAAAgggaataactttttttcttaatccacGCAATAAAGAATTTACAGAAACTGTGTTTGCTTCTGAACTTTTTGTTATGACTTTTGGGTTACTTGAAATGTTTGCAAATAGGATTTTTTGTCCTGAAATTCAAGTTCAAATACTAAATCCTAGTGCTGTGTTCCTGTTCATACCATCACTCTGCATTGCTTCATTGATGtgttataaaacaaaacaggagtATGTGTTGTCCTTAATATTTAAAGTGGGGTCTTAGACTTAATGCAGTTCATCCATTAGAAAATAATTGACTTAGAAGAAAAACCCTGATGCAGATACATTTTAGGAGCTGTAAATGGCATTTCATGGTTTCCCTGGAACCTGTATGTTCATCTGCAGCACTTGGGGAGTGTTGTTGTTGAAATACACTGGGGTGCACATTGTCCTGTGTGCCTGCAGAGACAGCAAACATGTCCTTTCTGTCACAGCTGGAGATGAGACTCGGGCAGGGCTCCTTATGTCTGCAGATTCTGAGCCTTTTACAGGGGGGAGTTCTGCTTTTTGACTTTCTACTCTGCTTTATCTTCTCTGACTTTCATTGTAGTAAGAAGTGATGAGCTGCTTCCATATTCTAATGGTATTTCTGTGGTGCTAttgagaggaagaggaagagggtTCTGTGTTACCATCAGTCTGATTTTGCAATAAGTGGAGCAAATAAGTTGCTATTATGGgactttctgattttatttcctttgtttttttcctaaatctgGATTAGaatgtttatttattcatttatttattcatgcCACGTTGCTGGCCACTTTTGCTCAGTCTTGTGGTCAGAACTGAGCTGGTGGCTTCTTCCTGGTGTGGCCTGGTTGAGATACCAGTAACACTGGTGATGtgctcaagatgaggaagatgCGTGTGAACTTCTCTGGTGAGAACCTCTGAACAAGCTGAACATGTGTCACAGGGCTGGACATTTCCTCTGTTGAGACCAAACCCAAGGGGCACGTGTGTGTGGTATTTGTTTCAGGTATTTTGTGTCAGAAATGAGTTTTATCTAAGAACTCTGCTGGCATGTTTCGGGCTGCTCGCTGAGAGCAGCTCCGTGTGCTTTGGGGCAGGGAGTGACCACAGCTTTGCCTGGATTGTGTGTGTTCCTCAGCCCTGTTGGAAGGGAATCAGCTCCTGTAATCACCACTAACTTCAGTTCTGGGTTCTTGTGGCTGGAAGCAGTTGGTCTAGCCCCATTTTTGAACATTCAGCTGGGATATAAAACTCCTTTTTatgcttctctgttttgttttttattttgaagccCCTGAAATtacagtgggatttttttaccaaaaaacaGTGTTGAGACTTGTCTGCAAGTCTGAGGATTTCCCTCCATTTCATGCCAGGGTGAGGCCTTTTTTCTCTATTCTCTTCTGCATGGGAAGGGGAAAGCCCAGGGCCCCAGTTGTCATCTTGGTTGGAGGTGGAACAGAGGAGGAAAACCAACACCTAGATGGTAGgtaggagaaaacagaaagacatgCCACATCCATTTCCTCAAGATCAGGCGTTCAGAATGCATGACAATCATTTGGATTTTGGTGAAATCCAGTTCTTGCTCCACTCTGAACATGGAGTTCACAGCCTGAGCCCAGGGAGTGCTGCAttgtcacacacacagaataaaagGGTCCTGATGGGAACCAGCCATACCTACATTTGTTCCCAGGAGGACAAATGTCTGTTTCATTTCATCACTAATCTATAATCTACtgttaacttttaaaaactttcacATAAAACCGtaattcattcttttttttttttttttttttcttttgggccCTCTGAGGACAAACAGCTTTATTAGAACTTTAGCTGTTCAGGTAAGTTTGTGGTTTTCTGAGCAAAGATTTCCAGTAAGTTAAAAATCTTCTGCTGTTTCTACTTCAGTTGAAGGTGTCACTGAGATTGATGAGGATGCTCAGGAAATGatgcaaataaattaatctcaGAGTGGTTATTGGCTAGGTGCATGGTCTGCTTATGACATCTATTTTAAGCAGTTTTATCCCCTCCCCAAAATAGATATATTCACCTGTAAGACACCTAACTCAGAAGCTGTTTGATCAACAGCCAGTAAAGATTGTAGGGATCAAACTACCTGGAACAGTGTAGGCATCACATTCCTGGTTTTTCATAGTGTAACTCCTCTGTCTGACTGGAAAACattctcctgcttctttttgccaagaatttgaatttattttcctttgtaagATGCTCAGTTTTGTCCTGGCTCATTGTAGCTAAAAACATAAAACTGACTTGCCTCGGATAAAGAAATAAGAAGATTTCAttcataaaaaaccccaaattttattttaaaatgtgaaacacGGGACATGCTGTGACTTTCATTCTTTCTTAAGCTGGATATATCTTCACGGTCTCATCCACTTCACCTCTTGACACTTTctttagaattaattttcttaagcCACCTTCTTGCTCAAAGGCCAAAAACATCCCCTGTTTTAGCGAGTATTCAAACTTAAATGCTCTGGAGCAACTACGTGTAAAAGCCGTTTTGAAAAAGATGATGTTACTTTCACCAGGAAATTCTGCGGGAACTTCTccttcctggggaaaaaaaaaaaagggaatggaTTAGTCCTGAGCAGTTTTCTTCCAGCTCACAGGTGTTGGAATGCTCAGGTTTGCCCCCTGCTGCTGCGTCCAGGAGGGATGGGAAGCTGACACGTACCTTAAATCGAACTGTCATCTTCCCACGTTCTTCCTCACAACACATGTAGTAGCTCTTGTCTTCCACCAGGACACTGAACGCgacaggcagccctgctgagggGGTGGTGGTTTTGTAGCAGTGAACGCTGAAGTGCATTCCGTTGCCTAAACAGCAATTGCTCGTTGTTAACAGTCTGGGAGAGCTGCGACAGCTTCACCCCCTTGTGTGTCACCACCCCCCTGGCAACCCCTGCCTTCCCGGGACACTTCCTGACAGGAAAGCCAGGACTTGAATGGATATGATTGCTGGTGGCACAGATTTTACTTTCTGCCACTGCTCAGTGACCAAGATTTTGAATTTGCAAGAAAACATGTGAAGGTAGCagttggtttgggttgggagtTCAAAGCCTTCTGTGTGTAAAGTGAGAGCTGGGCTGGTAAACAGCCCTCTGTAAATCAGGTGATGCTGTGTGTATGTGACTGTAATGGAATATGTTCTACACACTCGTTGaaggagggagatggaggtgagacatgaggagggaattctggagtgtgagggtggggagaccctggcccaggttgcccagggaagctgtggctgccccatccctggcagtgttgaagggcaggttggatggggcttggagcagcctgggctggtgggaggtgtccctgcccatgcagggggttggaactggatgatctttcaggtcccttccaacccaaaccatcccatgattctataGAAAACAAATACAGGTCAGAATTGATTGCTGAGACCGTCACCAAAATTCAAAGCCCAAAACCACACGTACACTGGTTACTGCTGCTGTTAGAAGAAAGTAAGAGCTTTTAGTGCTAAATACTTGGCCTGTTTACACCTAAAAATGATTTTTGTAatccaacacacacacacacgaagGATTAAAAACTTAGTTTGTGATCAGAGCTAAGCACAAGTCTTTGCAGCCTTTCCCTGCATGGCCCATCCTGCAGAAATCAGCCTCACCCAGGAAACAAGTCTGAACTGTCAGTCTCACCACTTAAGAGTCAGTGATTGCAAAGAACAAAAGCACGAcaggaataaaggaaaaatgcagtGGTCTTATGGGGTTTGAGAAGCTGTGTACCAGATTTCATCTCCTGATCTGTCACATCTTCAAAAGCTGCAATGTTTAAATCCGGTCTCACCACGAGCAATTGGCTATTGACGTTTCGCAGGACTTGGTGGAGAACTTTTTCCCTACAAAGGGCATCACATTCCAGCCCTGTGGAAATATTAAGCAAAGAGGGTCAGATATTTTAGCTGTCCTCTCCTCAGGGGGTAACAGTTCCCTGCCGGCTTCATCTTGTCACTACGGATACCCCATGAAATAAGTTCCTAGACTGGCCATCTCAGACAAAACTGTCATCCTTTCCACCCCTGGCTTTCCAGGCAAGGCAGAGGATTTCCCAGCAGTCGGTGCAAGTGAGCAAGGGAAGTTTCTGCATCTGTTAATGAGAGCTCAGAGGCAACAGTTCTCTCTTTTGCCCAACAGTTAGAATTGCATTAAAGGGTCTTTCTGtcagggcagccacagccctggaCCTCAGAAGGAGAAGGTGAGCTCTAGCTCTCTTTTTTATAGTTGCCATTAACAGGTTGGAGATCTGGTCTCTCAAGGCACACAAAGCATTTCTGGGTTGGTAAGAGTGAGCAGGTCTGCTAAACCGGGTAATTAAGAAAAGGGGGAGCTTTCCAATTAAGGTTAGCTCTGCTCAATGGCTAATGAAGAAAGGATGAGGCTTACCATCGTCGTCTTGGTTCCGAGTGAGCAGTGTATAAaaaccagaagcaaaacaaacaaaccaaaccaacaaaccaaaaaaaaaaaaaaaaaagaaagaaagaaagaaagaaaacacaacattaAGCTCTGCCCCCATAAACCGCTTTTCCacctacttttatttttctgcaaggtTGGAAGCCAGCCAGGCAGCCACCTCTGCATCTGCAGTTGCACTAGCTCTCCAAGTCGAGCTGGTCGGGCTACAGAGTGTGTCTTGAGAGCCCAACAGCCTCAACCGAAAGGTGAAACCACCAGTCATCTGAGAGCTGCACTTACCACCCCACCGAGGGTGCAAAAAGCTTTAGGGTTACTGGTGAGTGAGCAGCTCAGGTTGATACGAGTCTGCAACCCAAGAATAAATGGCAGGCAagggtttgttttcattatctAAGTGAGCAAGGGACAAGAAGGAGTCATTGCAAATTGATGCTAAAGAAGAGAGTTTTCTAACTACATCCTGTCAGGTTGGAAGTTACTCCTTTCAGCTCCACCCCAAAGTGCTACAGCCCCTCGGAAGGTTCTTCACAGGAATGCACTGTATGAAGCAACAAATATCCCACTGACTTGGCTAATAACAGCTCAACATGGAGCTTAGCgggggaaaaaacccaggaaaaatCAGAGGGATAAATGAATTTGGTTTAGTCAGTATTCAAATAGAAGATTGCGTTAAATGCTGGCGGGGTTTGGCAAGGATACTGTGCTGGCTTGTCCACGCTCCGGCTCTTTGTGCGTTAACAACTCGTTTATCTACATGGGTGGGGACGGCTCTGGGGGTTTGAAGTAGCATGGccgggggaggggagggggggg
This genomic window contains:
- the IL18 gene encoding interleukin-18 — encoded protein: MSYQEFPVCPVQPASNPLLRFEGRSSPEMPPGAAFCTDQKPGLECDALCREKVLHQVLRNVNSQLLVVRPDLNIAAFEDVTDQEMKSGNGMHFSVHCYKTTTPSAGLPVAFSVLVEDKSYYMCCEEERGKMTVRFKEGEVPAEFPGESNIIFFKTAFTRSCSRAFKFEYSLKQGMFLAFEQEGGLRKLILKKVSRGEVDETVKIYPA